The nucleotide window GGGTCTTTGCAAGATTGTTTAGTAATATTATGCTTAATCTCAAGATAAATTCCCTAAAAAAGGGATTGCCTCAAGGCTATCTGGCACAGCTTAAAGGGCTATCTGATGGCTCAGGGATTCGGCTTGAAGACATCTTATTTGTGACTTTTTTTATGGAAATCATAAGGGAATGCTCATCTTTTATTATTCAAGCTGAGGATGGAAGGATTGTCCAGGGAAGGAATTTTGATTTTAATGTAGAATTTTTGGGAAATTATCCTGTGGTGGTTGATTATTCCATTGAGAATAGATTAAGGTGCATAAGTATTGGTTTTATAGGTGTTTTTCCTATTACAACAGGGGTAAACGAAAAAGGGCTCTCTTATTCAATTAATCTAGCAGGTGGTTTGTATAGTGGGAAGGATTATAGTAGGGTTTTGGAATTTAATAGGGTACTTGAAACCTGCAAAAACTTGGCTGAGGCAGAAAATCTATTAAAAGGTTTTAAGGCAAAAGAGGGATTCCTCTTGTGCTTGGGAAGTCAGGAAGACAAATCAGGTGCAATATATGAGCTCTTGGGCAAAGATGTGGTAAGGAATGATATGAAGGAGGGAAGTATTTATGCAGCAAACAGGTTCATCTCACGAGATATGCAAAAAAAGACCTCCATTTATTCAATGCAGACCTATAACATAGCAAGGGAGGATAAATTTAGAGAGCTTTCATCAATAGATATGGACAATACAATCAACCAGGCAATATGCATCCTCTCAAACACCGATTTTTATCAATATAAAGAGGAACCTATTCCCAGCATCAACAATTTCCTCACCCTTCAATCAGTTGTGATTGATAGCAAAAATAGCACAATCTACTTTGCCTATGCCACCCACTATGCAGGTTTAGGGAGGTTTATAAGGTATAACTACAAAACCTATGAGTCTTCAGTCTATAAAGAAGAAGATGAGAGATTAAAATTTTATAACATTATGGCTAAATGGAATAAGAGGGAGCGAACTATTGATTGGAAAAATAGTGCTTTATTGAAAAAGCTTGTTTTGGAGATTAAAGAATCTGGGATAGAAAATCTCCTGACATTACCCCTCTTGGCTGATATATACATAGAATTGGGCAAAGAGAAGGAAGCAAAGAGCTGTATAGATAAGATTATAGCAAAATATCCCGATTTCTCCTTGGGATATGAGTATAAGGCATTCTTTTATGAGAAAAAAGAAAGATACCAATCTGCGATAGACTGCTATTTAAAGGCACTTGATTCAGCAATCCTATCTGAGGCTGATAGGGCATATAATACTTATCGCCTTGCAATGCTATACAAAAAGATAAATGATCTGGCAAATGCACATCATTATGCAAAGCTCTCATTAAATTTGTATAAAGGTTATTGTGTTCCCCATTGGTTAAAAAAGGAAGTCAATGAGCTTGAAAAACTATTGAAGTAATGATAGTTTTTCTTTAAAAGCTCGGTTGAAAATACCTTAAGCCTCTTCAATACCTTCAGATGAACAACATCCACCCATTATAGTGGCAAGTTATCAAGGTTTATAGACATTATCATGATGGTCAAAATCAAACAAGGTTACTATCTTTTCTTCTTCGTTAATTTCATATATCAATACAAAAGATCCCCCTATAT belongs to bacterium and includes:
- a CDS encoding C45 family autoproteolytic acyltransferase/hydrolase, with protein sequence MKSQKFCVFFLIFLLVALSGKAYKVKSKDGVEYFDKGYLEYKEGIPFLYLAGKPYNVGLQYGVLLKKRINEFYREVDDYKKGMLKRAPWYKRVFARLFSNIMLNLKINSLKKGLPQGYLAQLKGLSDGSGIRLEDILFVTFFMEIIRECSSFIIQAEDGRIVQGRNFDFNVEFLGNYPVVVDYSIENRLRCISIGFIGVFPITTGVNEKGLSYSINLAGGLYSGKDYSRVLEFNRVLETCKNLAEAENLLKGFKAKEGFLLCLGSQEDKSGAIYELLGKDVVRNDMKEGSIYAANRFISRDMQKKTSIYSMQTYNIAREDKFRELSSIDMDNTINQAICILSNTDFYQYKEEPIPSINNFLTLQSVVIDSKNSTIYFAYATHYAGLGRFIRYNYKTYESSVYKEEDERLKFYNIMAKWNKRERTIDWKNSALLKKLVLEIKESGIENLLTLPLLADIYIELGKEKEAKSCIDKIIAKYPDFSLGYEYKAFFYEKKERYQSAIDCYLKALDSAILSEADRAYNTYRLAMLYKKINDLANAHHYAKLSLNLYKGYCVPHWLKKEVNELEKLLK